The Carboxydocella sporoproducens DSM 16521 genome has a segment encoding these proteins:
- a CDS encoding 4Fe-4S dicluster domain-containing protein, with protein sequence MDLEQLLSRLDVDLYGTAPVSAFDQAPPGFKPQDLLPTAQQVIVIARSLNPTPIRYLPKTRNQYMVEFEMANWHLTHAAYQLARQLQQLGHQALPISSEAAIGDYGRLKADFSLKHAAVLAGLGFFGLNNLILTPAYGPAQRWAAVITSAPYTPLQVANPARPDLCSQCQACVRQCPAGALQGWEGQYNPTTGWTINKEKCAHYIFVVNAGKRCGICIASCPLLPE encoded by the coding sequence ATGGACTTAGAGCAACTCCTGTCCCGCCTGGACGTGGACCTTTACGGTACTGCCCCTGTCTCCGCCTTTGACCAGGCTCCCCCGGGGTTTAAACCCCAGGACCTGTTGCCTACCGCGCAGCAGGTTATTGTAATCGCTCGAAGTCTGAATCCGACACCAATTCGCTATCTGCCGAAAACCCGCAACCAGTACATGGTAGAATTCGAAATGGCCAACTGGCATCTGACTCACGCTGCCTATCAGCTGGCCCGGCAACTCCAGCAACTGGGCCACCAGGCCCTGCCCATCAGCTCAGAAGCAGCCATCGGCGATTATGGGCGTCTGAAGGCGGATTTTTCCCTTAAACACGCTGCCGTCCTGGCCGGTCTGGGCTTTTTCGGCCTCAACAACCTGATTCTGACCCCTGCCTATGGCCCGGCCCAGCGCTGGGCAGCGGTGATTACCTCTGCCCCTTATACTCCGCTTCAGGTGGCTAACCCGGCCCGACCCGACCTTTGCAGTCAGTGCCAGGCCTGTGTCCGGCAGTGCCCGGCCGGGGCCCTGCAGGGCTGGGAAGGCCAGTATAATCCGACCACCGGCTGGACCATCAATAAAGAAAAATGCGCCCACTACATTTTCGTAGTGAACGCCGGTAAACGCTGCGGAATATGTATTGCCAGCTGTCCCCTTTTGCCAGAATAA